From Paenibacillus graminis:
GAGTAGGCTGTATTCGCAGCCAGGAACAAAATGACAGCTGTGATCCCTTGTATGAAAAAGTACAAACCGCCGCGCCCAAACGTAGATTCGGCAATTTGCGAGACCACCGTAGCTTTTTCATCAGGCGTAATTCCATACCAGTAAGCCAGCAGCGTGATTCCCGTAAACATAATTCCCAGGATAAGCCCCATCATCATCAGGGTTTTGGCGGCATTTTTCTCCGCAGGCGCCTTGAAGTTCGGAATGGCGTTCGAGACAGCCTCTACCCCGGTCAGAGCCGAACAGCCCGAGCTGAAGGCCTTAAGCAGCAAAAACAAACTGACATTCGACACAGCCGCCCCGATTTCAGGAACATTTGCATGTGCTCCGCCGGTTGCATATTTGAATACCCCCGCAATGATCAATACGAAGATCGATACCACGAACAGATACACGGGAATCGCGATGAATGATGCAGATTCTGTTACCCCCCGCAGATTGACGATGGTCAAGAGCAGAATCACAGTAACAGCGATAAGTACGCTATGATTATGAAGACTTGGAAAAGCGGAGGTGATCGCATCCGTGCCCGCCGATGCACTGACCGCAACGGTCAAAATATAATCCACCAGCAAAGATCCTCCGGCGAGGAGTCCGGTTGGAACACCCAGATTGCTTTTGGCTACGATATACGCGCCACCGCCCTGCGGATAAGCAAAGATGGTCTGACGGTAGGATAAAATCAGTATAGCCAGCAGGCCCAATACGGCTAGTGCGATTGGCAATGAGTACCAGATAGCCGTGAAGCCTGCAGCCACCAGCACAATCAGGATTTGTTCCGTTCCGTAGGCTACAGACGAGAGCGCATCAGAAGACAGGACAGCCAGTGCTTTCACCTTGGATAACTTTTCATGATCGAGTTCGTTCGACTTCATCGGACGCCCGATCAATAGTCGTTTTACCTTGCTTACCATTGTAGTAACAGTTCCTCTCTTTGTTAGGTTGAAACGGTAATACCGTGCGCTGTTTTCATTGGTGGATTTTCATAAATGCAGGCACAAAAATAAGCATACGGAAATGATCCGCATGCTTACGCATCGTCATTATCCCACCATTGCTTACGAGGTTAGCTGGCGGATTCGGGCTGTGGTAGCCCTACGGTTGCAGCCCTTGCGGACCGCCCCGATTCACCCCTTTGGCCTTAGGCCAATGTTGGTTCCCCCGTTTTTCCATACGGAAAATTCAGCGCATATTCAACTTCTCACAAGGTCTAATGATAGTCTACAATGAGCCTTCCGTAAAGCGGTGAAAAAAATGAAAAAAGAATGAAAAAACATCCAAATTACGCAAAACAACGATGAGGGAACTCGCGATCTTTCATTCTCTGCGATTATCCCTTTATCACGTGTTTTTTCAAGGTTTTGATCGCTAATTGTGTCAGAAATTTCAGGATTAATTGAACCTCTTAATCCTGCTGCGATATTCTTTATTCTACGTTATCCTCTTTACGCCCGATCCAGAGCAAAATTGCGATTAGCGCAAAGGCAATTAAGGCTAACAAAGGGATCGTAATAAACCCGAAATAATTCAGATAGTCCTTGTTGCAGGGTACGCCAATTGTGCAGGGAAGCACCTTGCTGAGCGCCGGTATCTTCTGCTCTGCATAATGATAGATAGAAATGCACCCGCCAATGAGACTTAGGGGCAGCACATAGGGAATGATCTTTTTGTCATTCCGGTAGGTCGCAATGCCCAGCAGGATAAGCTGCGGGTACATAAAAATCCGCTGGAACCAGCATAACTTGCAGGGCTCGTACTTTAATACCTCACTTAGATACAAACTTCCCGCTACTGCGATAACAGACACAAACCAGGCCAAATAGAGACAGTGGCGTCTGCAGAATGTAGTGGCCTTCATCACTCGGCGCTCACAGCTTCGGAAGCGGACTTAATCTGAGCTTTAATAGCTTCCATATTGAAAGGCTCATCCACTTTGTGTCCATTAATGAATACACTAGGTGTAGAGGTTACACCGGTATCCTTGGCGGTGCTGATATCACTTTGCAGCTCACTTTCATAAGTTCGTTCCTGGATATCTTTGCGTAAAAGATCCAGATCGACAGGCAGCTTTTCCTTCTCCGCAAGACTCACCAGGAAGTCCTCCGTGGCCCACTCTGCATTCTCATCCCCCTGATTGGCGTAAAGCGCATCGTAGTAAGTCCAGAAAGCCTCATTGTTCTGATGATAGACTGATAATGCCGCCAGCGAAGCTGTTTCGGAATCCGGGCCGATAAAAGCCATATTTACAAAGTAGAAAGCTGCTTTATCCTGATTCACATACTCCTGCACAATCTGCGGCTTGATTACACCTGTAAACTGGGCGCAGGCCGGGCATTTGAAATCACCGAACTCGACGATTTTGACAGGGGCATCCTCTTTCCCCAGTCTTGGGAACTCACTGTAATTGAAATCAACCGCTTTGCCTGAATCTGCCGATGAAGAGGAATCCCTCGATGCCAACATGAAAAGTCCGACAAAAATTATCACCACAATTGCGACCGTACTAATAATTAGAATTCTCGTTTTCTGTTTCTGCTGCTCCAGCTCAGCCCTGCGTTTCTCAGCTTTACTTAGCCCGGAAACCATGACATTGTTTGTTTTAGATTTGCCCAAAAGAGAGTTCCTTTCTGTCCTGGAGGGACTGTTGTGAGGAATCATATTCTTTAAAATTATATAATTAAAACTCTCCGCTTGGCAAACCTTCGTTCAACCCGCTTCCGACTTCTCCCGCTTCTCCCGGATTCCCTGTTCATTGGAATTTCCTACCGCCGGGAAGGTGTCCATAAGCTGCAGCGGGATCTTAAAAAAGAAGTCCGTCCCCCCGTCCCTTGCCTT
This genomic window contains:
- a CDS encoding APC family permease; this encodes MVSKVKRLLIGRPMKSNELDHEKLSKVKALAVLSSDALSSVAYGTEQILIVLVAAGFTAIWYSLPIALAVLGLLAILILSYRQTIFAYPQGGGAYIVAKSNLGVPTGLLAGGSLLVDYILTVAVSASAGTDAITSAFPSLHNHSVLIAVTVILLLTIVNLRGVTESASFIAIPVYLFVVSIFVLIIAGVFKYATGGAHANVPEIGAAVSNVSLFLLLKAFSSGCSALTGVEAVSNAIPNFKAPAEKNAAKTLMMMGLILGIMFTGITLLAYWYGITPDEKATVVSQIAESTFGRGGLYFFIQGITAVILFLAANTAYSAFPLLAFMFAKDKYLPHAFMVRGDRLGFSNGIIFLGVLSALLVAAFHGNTESLIPLYAVGVFIPFTLSQLGMMVHWYKTRPKGWQNKFAVNTVGMLTTLTITLIFIITKFSSVWMAFIFLPIVMFVFHRIHHHYLNTADQLRICPATDKPCIKGSTVVVPVAGVTRAVLHSISYAKSLTDNVVAVYVGFDEEEINKMEQKWEEWNPGVRLIVLRSRYRSILRPLVKFIDTVEWKTASTDHITVLIPQFITKHWWQAVLHNQTSLFIRSYLMNQKDIVVATVPYHLHK
- a CDS encoding disulfide oxidoreductase produces the protein MKATTFCRRHCLYLAWFVSVIAVAGSLYLSEVLKYEPCKLCWFQRIFMYPQLILLGIATYRNDKKIIPYVLPLSLIGGCISIYHYAEQKIPALSKVLPCTIGVPCNKDYLNYFGFITIPLLALIAFALIAILLWIGRKEDNVE
- a CDS encoding DsbA family protein, whose product is MGKSKTNNVMVSGLSKAEKRRAELEQQKQKTRILIISTVAIVVIIFVGLFMLASRDSSSSADSGKAVDFNYSEFPRLGKEDAPVKIVEFGDFKCPACAQFTGVIKPQIVQEYVNQDKAAFYFVNMAFIGPDSETASLAALSVYHQNNEAFWTYYDALYANQGDENAEWATEDFLVSLAEKEKLPVDLDLLRKDIQERTYESELQSDISTAKDTGVTSTPSVFINGHKVDEPFNMEAIKAQIKSASEAVSAE